The DNA window GCCGGCTGGTCTACCCTGATCTCGCCCGCCGCCGCCTTCCTCGCCTTCGGCTTCTCCGCCGCGGTGGGCGTCTTCTTCGGCTTTTACCCGGCGCGGAAGGCGTCGCGGATGGACCCGATCGAGGCGCTTCGGTACGAGTAAGTTCCCATCGATCGCCACGCAGGGTTCCTCGCGGGGGGGCCGCGTCACTCCCGCGGGGCCGGGAACCGTAGCGTGATCGAGGCGTGCGCCGGCCCCTTCTCCCGTGAGGGGCGGCGGGCGCTCGCGCGGACTTCCGTCACCGGCCCGTTCGGGGGGCGGCCGTAGGCGCCGAGAAAGTCGTCTCCGAGGCGACGGGTCGAGGAGATCGTCTTTCCCGTCTCCTCCGGCCCCGCGACGACGAACACCGTCTCCTCTTCCCACAGGCGGAACATCGAACCGACCGGGAGCCCGTTCCCCCACGCGTAGGTCAGCCGGATCCCGGACGGTGTGAATCCGTTCCACAGCTGCTTGAAGAAGAGTACGACGCGCCTCTTCCCCCCAAGATTCAATGAATCGTCACCAAAAACGAAGGTGACGGAGGCGGGAAAGATCGCCTCGCCGGGAAGGTAGTCGTTCTCCCCCGCGTTCACGTTGTCCAGGGCGAAGCGCAGCTCCGCGGTTCCAGGGCTCCAGCGGCCGATGCGCCGATACGAGACACCCGTGCCGGGGGACATCGTCGCCTCGAACGAGATCCCGTTGTCGGTTCCCCCGACATGCCGCTCCGGGAGCGACTCCCATCGCCCCGGTGTGGACTCCTCCCATTTTCCCCGGCCCTCCTCCGCGGCGAAGATCGACCCGGACGAGGCGAGCAGCGCGGCGAAGCATAACAAAAACAGCGCTAGGGTAGCGTCTCGCAAATATCCTGAGCATCGAGAGCGTCGATGCGCCGGGCCGGCAAGGCGCGCGACTGAGGCGTACTGCCCTATGTTACGCATCATCGCCACGCTCCTCCACCCGGCGGAGAACTTCGTACCCGATCCCCGAGAGGAGCTTCGTGAAGCGCGCGGCGCACGCGTCCGTCCGGTCGAACCGGTCGCCGCGAAAGACCACCCGCACGCGGTATTCCCCGTCGCTGAACGGGTACGACCCGACGCCGACATCGGGGAAAGCCGTCATCGCTTCCTTCATGATCCCGGCGTACGACGATTCCGGGGCCATCGAGTAGAGGGTGATCCGGCTTTTCCGGCGGCCGGAAACCATCGGCTTCATCCACTCGAACATCGCCTGGAGCATCCGCGGGACCCCGGGGAAGACCGCCATCCGGTCGATGAAGAAGCCGGGGGCCGGGGAGAGCGGGTTCGGGATCAGCGTCGCTCCTTGCGGGACCTGGGCCATCAGCATCCGGTATTCCTGGTTCGATCCCTTGTACGACCGGGCTTCCAGCGCCGCCTTCGCCTCCGGGTGCACGATCAGCGGGACCCCGGCGACCTCGGCCACCGCGTCCCGGGTGATGTCGTCCGGCGTGGGGCCGATCCCGCCGGTCAGCACGAGCAGATCGACCTCCTCGAGATACCGCCGCAGGTGCCGAACCACCACGGGGATGTCGTCCGGAAGGATCGCGCACAGCGCGGTCTCCGCTCCCCACTCCGCCAGCAGCGGAATCATGTGGGCGAGGTTCGCCTCCCGGATCTCCCCTTTGAGCACCTCGTCGCCGAGGATGACGATCCCCACTCTCGTAGCCATGCGAGCCCCCCCGTTCGAATCCTGTTATCTTACCCCGTGATGGGTCTAAAATCATTGACATCCCGGCGGACGAATCGTTACCGTTGGGTACATTCCATCCGGAGCGCATCTTGAAAAAACCCGTCACGTACAGAACCGCCGGCGTCGACATCGACGAGGGGGAACGCCTCGTCCGGCGGATCCGGCCGATGGTCCGCACGACGCACCGCAAGGAGGTGCTGGGCGAGATCGGCTCGTTCGCCGGCTTCTTCCGCTTCCCCTCCCGGAAGTACCGGGACCCGGTCCTCGTCTCCGGCGCCGACGGCGTGGGGACCAAGGTCAAGGTCGCCGCCGCGGCCGGTAAGTTCGACACGGTGGGGATCGATCTCGTCGCCATGTGCGTCAACGACATCCTCGTCCACGGCGCCGAGCCGCTCTTCTTCCTCGACTACTACGCTACCGGGAAGCTTTCCGCCGACCACGGGGCCCAGGTCGTCTCGGGCGTCGCCGAAGGGTGCCGGCGGGCCGGCTGCGCGCTTCTCGGGGGGGAGACCGCGGAGATGCCGTCGGTCTACGCCAGAGGGGAGTTCGACCTCGCCGGATTCGCGGTGGGAGCGGTGGACCGGGGAAAGATCATCAACGGCGGCGAAGTGCGCCCCGGCGACCTGATCGTGGGGCTCTCCTCCTCCGGCCTCCACAGCAACGGGTACTCCCTGGCGAGGAAAGTCGTCTTCGACGTTCTCCGCAAGCGGATCGGTCAACGCGTCCCCGAGTGGGGCGCGACGGTGGCCGAGGAGCTCTTGCGGCCCACCCGCATCTACGTGCGCCCCGTCCTCTCCCTGCTGCGGAAGGTGAAGATCCTCGGGATGGCGCACGTCACCGGCGGAGGGATCAGCGGGAACGTCCCGCGTTCCCTGCCGGACGGCGTCACGGCGGTGATCGACCGCTCCGCGTGGGAAGTCCCGCCCGTCTTCCGCACGATCTGCGCGGCGGCGCGCCTTCCCGACGAAGAGGCGTTCCGCACCTTCAACATGGGGATCGGGATGGTGCTCCTGCTTCGGGCAGGGGACACGGACCGGGCGGTCGCCCATTTCCGGCGCGCCGGCGTTCCGGCCACCGTGATCGGCGAGATCCGGAAAGGCCGCCGCCGGAAACCGAACGTGGTCTACGCGGGAAGCGCGCGATGAACGACCGGCCGGTCATCGCCGTCCTCGTCTCGGGGAGCGGCTCGAACCTGCAGGCGATCATCGACGCCTCGGAACGGGGGGAGATCCCGGGGCGGGTCGGACTGGTCGTGAGCAACAAGGCGGACGCCTACGGCCTCACGCGGGCGAGGGAGCACGGGATCCCGACCGCAGTCGTGGACCACAAGGCGTACGGGAGCAGGGAGGCGTTCGACGCGAGGCTGGTGGAGCGGATCCGGGCCTCGGGGGCCGTCCTCGTCTGCCTGGCCGGCTTCATGCGGGTGGTGACGCCGGTCTTCCTTCGCGCCTTCCCGCACCGGATCCTCAACATCCACCCGGCGCTGCTCCCCTCCTTCCCCGGGACCCACGGCCCGGCGCAGGCGCTCCGGTACGGCGTCCGGTTCTCCGGATGCACCGTCCACTTCCTCGACGAGGGGGTCGACACCGGGCCGATCATCGTGCAGGCGGTCGTCCCGGTGCACGAGGACGACACGGAGGAGGCGCTCGCCGCCCGGATCCTCAAGGAGGAGCACCGGATCTACCCGATGGCGATCCGGCTCTTTCTCGAGGGAAGGCTCACCGTGACGGGGAGAAGGGTGATCACGAAAGGCGTGGAAAAGATCCCCGACTTCTCCCGACGCAACCCCGACGTCTGATCCTCACTCCCACCGGAGCAGGATCCGGTACCCCCAGTATTTCCACCCTTCGACGAAGTGACGCCTCGCCCACCGCCAGGAGGCGATGCCGCCCCCCTCGGGGCGGACGCGGATCACGGAGAGCGACACGTCGGGGGGAAGGACCTTGCGAAAAGCGAGAACCGCGCGGGGGACATGGTAGTCCGAGGTGACAAGGATCACCGAGGTGTACTTCCCCTCCCCCACCGCGGATTTCGCGGAGAAGGCGTTTTCGAGCGTGTTCTCGGACCACCCTTCCACGTGGATGCGCGAGAGCGCCTCGGCGGGAATCGTGGAGGCTTCGGGCACGATTCTCGCCGCGGGGACTCTCCGTCCCGCACCGAGGATGTACAGTTCCCTCGCCGCGCCCTTCGACCAGGCGCGGTACCCCTCCTGGATCCTCCCCGCCCCTCCCGCGAGAACGAAGATCGCGTCCGCGGACCGCGCGGGTGGACCGGGCTCCCGCGACGAGAGCAGGTGGGGGACCGTCGGAGGAAGGAAGAGGAGGACGAGCAGAAAAAGGATCGTGCGGCGGGATCTTCCCCTGGACCGTCGAGGATCGGAGAAGAGGGGGGATTGTGTTTTCACGACGTCCGTGGTAAAAGTTGATTTTTCAACTTACGGAGGAACCCATGGCCAAGTGCGCGATCTGCGGTAAAGGCCCCAGTTTCGGGAACAACGTCTCCCACGCCAACAACCGTACCTCGAGGGTATGGCTGCCGAACATCCAGCGCGTGAAGACGGTCCAGGGCGGGACGGTGCGTCACATCCACGCCTGCACCGCGTGCATCAAGTCCGGGAAGGTCGTCAAGACGGTTTAAGCGCCGCGCGGTCATCCCACGACCGCGACCGCATCGATCTCGACTCGCGCGCCCGCCGGCAGCTTGACGACCTGAACCGTCGCCCGCGCCGGAGGGTCCTCGGGAAAGAACCTTCCGTAAACCCCGTTCATCGACGGAAAATCCCCCAGGTCGGCAAGGTAGACGGTGGTCTTCACGACGGACCGGAGTGTCGCCCCTCCCGCGGTCAGCACCGCCTCGAGGTTTTTCAGGACGCGCTCCGACTGGGCCTCGATCCCGCCGTCCACCATCTTCCCCGTCGACGGATCGAGCGGGATCTGTCCCGAGCAGAAGAGGAACCCGCCCGCACGCACCGCTTGCGAGTAGGGACCGATCGCCGCCGGGGCCCCCGTCGTTCGTACCGCTTCGCGCTTCATCTCACCCTTTCCCCCTCTCCACGGATTCGACCCCCCGGACCTTCCCGATCGACTTCATGAGGGAGGCCAGGTGGTTTGCGTCGTTCACCGATACTTCGAAATCGCAGATGGCGCGCCGGTCGCGGGTCGTCATCACCGACGCCCTCCGGATGTCCACCTCGCTCGACGTGATGCTCCGGGAGATGTCCGCCAGGAGCCCCGGCTTGTCGGAGCAAATCACGCGCAGTTTCACGGGGTGTACCGCCTTCGTCCCCGCCTCCCAGCTCACCTCGACCGCGCGCTCCGGATCGCTCTCGAGGACCTTCGGGCACTCCTTCGAATGGATCGTGACCCCCCGTCCCCGGGTGATGAACCCGACGATCGGATCCCCCGGCACCGGGTGGCAGCAGTTCCCCAGGCGGACGAAGATGCTGTCCATCCCCTTCACGATGACGGAGCTCGGCCTGCGCGTCACCACCTTCCGGATGAGGGTGGACAGGCGCGACTCCTTGCTCTTCTCCTGCAGCCGGTCGGCGGGGAGGAGGCGTCGCAGCAACGGCATGACCGACGCCTTCCCGTACCCGACCGTCCTTACGTAGTCTTCCGCGGTCTTGCAGCGGGACTCCTTCAGCGTCTCGGCGAACTCCGGCCCCTTCATCACCTTGTTGAGGTTCAGGGAATGTTTCCGGAACTCCTTCTCGAGGATCTGGCGGCCCAGGGCGAGCGACTGCTCCTGCTGCTCCTCCCGCACCACCGCGCGAATCTTGCTCAAGGCGCGGCTCGTCTTCGCGACCTTCAGCCAGTCCCGGCTCGGCTTGTGCGACGGCTGGGTGACGATCTCGACGACGTCGCCGTTTCTCAGCGCCACTTTCAGGGGAACCATCCGTCCGTTCACCTTCGCGCCGACGCACTGGTTTCCCACCTCGGTGTGGATCGCGTAGGCGAAATCGATCGGCGTAGCCCCCCGCGGGAGCTCCTTCACGTCGCCCCGAGGCGTGAAGACGTACACCTCCTCCGGGAACAGCTCGACCTTGACGGTGTTCAGGAACTCGCGGGGGTCCTTCATGTCCTGCTGCAGCTCGAGGATCTGCCGCAGCCAGAGGAACATCTGGTCCCCCTTCTCGGCCGTCCGGCGCCCCTCCTTGTATTTCCAGTGGGCGGCCACGCCGTTCTCGGCGAGGGCGTGCATCTCCTCCGTGCGGATCTGGATCTCCATCATCTCCGAGTTCGGTCCGAAGACCGTCGTGTGGAGCGACTGGTAGAGGTTCGCCTTCGGCATGGCGATGTAGTCCTTGAAACGGCCGGGGACCGGCTTCCAGAGGTTGTGCACGATCCCGAGGGCTTCGTAGCACTCGCGCACCGTCTTCGGTATGATGCGGAAGCCGATGAAATCGTAGACGTGGTCGAAGTCGATCCCCTGGCGGTTCATCTTCTGGTAGATCCCCGCCAGGTGCTTGGAGCGTCCGGTGACCGTCGCCTCGATCCCGACCTCCCGGCACTTGGACTCGAGGAGGGAGATGACGCTTCGGACGTGGGCTTCGCGGTTCTTCTTCCGTTCGTCCGCCAACCGCGCGAGATCCCGGTACGACTCCGGGTGAAGCACCCCGAAGGAGAGGTCCTCGAGCTCGGTCCGGATGCGGGACATGCCGAGCCGACCCGCGATCGGAGCGTAGATCTCGACGGTCTCGCGGGCGATCACCGCCTGCCGGTCGGACTGCAGGTGTTTCAGGGTGCGCATGTTGTGAAGACGGTCGGCGAGCTTGACGAGGATGACCCGGAGGTCCTTCCCCATCGCCAGGATCATCTTGCGGAGGGATTCCGCCTTCTGGGCGGCGGCGTCGGACAGGGCCACGCGGCCGATCTTCGTGACCCCGTCCACCAGGTTGGCGACCGAGTCACCGAAGAGGTCCCGGACCTCCTCGATCGTCGCCACCGTGTCCTCGACGGTGTCGTGGAGGAGCCCGGTGGTCACCGTCTCCTCGTCGAGGTTCCACTCGGCGAGAAGGAAGGCGACGTTCAGCGGGTGGATGAGGTACGGCTCCCCGGACT is part of the Deltaproteobacteria bacterium CG2_30_66_27 genome and encodes:
- a CDS encoding phosphoribosylformylglycinamidine cyclo-ligase gives rise to the protein MKKPVTYRTAGVDIDEGERLVRRIRPMVRTTHRKEVLGEIGSFAGFFRFPSRKYRDPVLVSGADGVGTKVKVAAAAGKFDTVGIDLVAMCVNDILVHGAEPLFFLDYYATGKLSADHGAQVVSGVAEGCRRAGCALLGGETAEMPSVYARGEFDLAGFAVGAVDRGKIINGGEVRPGDLIVGLSSSGLHSNGYSLARKVVFDVLRKRIGQRVPEWGATVAEELLRPTRIYVRPVLSLLRKVKILGMAHVTGGGISGNVPRSLPDGVTAVIDRSAWEVPPVFRTICAAARLPDEEAFRTFNMGIGMVLLLRAGDTDRAVAHFRRAGVPATVIGEIRKGRRRKPNVVYAGSAR
- a CDS encoding phosphoribosylglycinamide formyltransferase, with protein sequence MNDRPVIAVLVSGSGSNLQAIIDASERGEIPGRVGLVVSNKADAYGLTRAREHGIPTAVVDHKAYGSREAFDARLVERIRASGAVLVCLAGFMRVVTPVFLRAFPHRILNIHPALLPSFPGTHGPAQALRYGVRFSGCTVHFLDEGVDTGPIIVQAVVPVHEDDTEEALAARILKEEHRIYPMAIRLFLEGRLTVTGRRVITKGVEKIPDFSRRNPDV
- a CDS encoding 50S ribosomal protein L28, whose protein sequence is MAKCAICGKGPSFGNNVSHANNRTSRVWLPNIQRVKTVQGGTVRHIHACTACIKSGKVVKTV
- a CDS encoding reactive intermediate/imine deaminase (has endoribonuclease activity on mRNA); its protein translation is MKREAVRTTGAPAAIGPYSQAVRAGGFLFCSGQIPLDPSTGKMVDGGIEAQSERVLKNLEAVLTAGGATLRSVVKTTVYLADLGDFPSMNGVYGRFFPEDPPARATVQVVKLPAGARVEIDAVAVVG
- a CDS encoding GTP pyrophosphokinase, with product MLRLMDIVDRVQATHPSANIELIHKAYVFTAKVHHGQLRKSGEPYLIHPLNVAFLLAEWNLDEETVTTGLLHDTVEDTVATIEEVRDLFGDSVANLVDGVTKIGRVALSDAAAQKAESLRKMILAMGKDLRVILVKLADRLHNMRTLKHLQSDRQAVIARETVEIYAPIAGRLGMSRIRTELEDLSFGVLHPESYRDLARLADERKKNREAHVRSVISLLESKCREVGIEATVTGRSKHLAGIYQKMNRQGIDFDHVYDFIGFRIIPKTVRECYEALGIVHNLWKPVPGRFKDYIAMPKANLYQSLHTTVFGPNSEMMEIQIRTEEMHALAENGVAAHWKYKEGRRTAEKGDQMFLWLRQILELQQDMKDPREFLNTVKVELFPEEVYVFTPRGDVKELPRGATPIDFAYAIHTEVGNQCVGAKVNGRMVPLKVALRNGDVVEIVTQPSHKPSRDWLKVAKTSRALSKIRAVVREEQQEQSLALGRQILEKEFRKHSLNLNKVMKGPEFAETLKESRCKTAEDYVRTVGYGKASVMPLLRRLLPADRLQEKSKESRLSTLIRKVVTRRPSSVIVKGMDSIFVRLGNCCHPVPGDPIVGFITRGRGVTIHSKECPKVLESDPERAVEVSWEAGTKAVHPVKLRVICSDKPGLLADISRSITSSEVDIRRASVMTTRDRRAICDFEVSVNDANHLASLMKSIGKVRGVESVERGKG